A stretch of Anaerobiospirillum thomasii DNA encodes these proteins:
- a CDS encoding porin → MKKSLLALAVAAMAASSVASAATVYEKDGDTLAVYGRVQGVMYNGNYADLNHYDDISLQASGRLGFDMRTQLTQGVAGFAKMEWDVADGTRGTDGGEWGVRYAWIGADFGQYGQIKGGRFEDATKYVLGPTDIYDDWGCVGQNGDGDKRNGIIMYSWNGYGVDVLASFQTAADAHEFRHYGNADIDMAGALAVGYKSAPVLFGPIAVKAGFGITKTQVDEPTNTDALKNVNDYAFSASWGDLAQGLYVAALYNHRTYEFDVANSEDWDIDGVEFAVAYGFANGVSVRTGYEYKNVDKGAVEAEAHVVPVYVNYQINPRFNVWTEARFDVGTDDGTGADASYKAVAGEGLLKPAFSVGARYTF, encoded by the coding sequence ATGAAAAAGTCATTATTAGCTTTAGCAGTTGCAGCCATGGCTGCTTCTTCAGTAGCATCAGCTGCCACCGTTTATGAGAAAGACGGTGATACCTTAGCCGTATATGGTCGTGTACAGGGTGTTATGTACAATGGCAACTACGCAGATTTAAACCACTACGACGATATTTCTTTACAGGCTTCAGGCCGTTTAGGCTTTGATATGCGCACTCAGTTAACTCAGGGTGTTGCTGGCTTTGCCAAGATGGAGTGGGATGTTGCTGACGGCACCAGAGGCACTGATGGCGGTGAGTGGGGCGTTCGTTACGCCTGGATCGGTGCTGACTTTGGTCAGTATGGTCAGATCAAGGGTGGCCGTTTTGAAGATGCTACCAAGTATGTTCTTGGCCCAACCGATATTTATGACGACTGGGGCTGCGTTGGTCAGAATGGTGACGGTGACAAGCGTAACGGTATCATTATGTACTCATGGAACGGTTATGGTGTAGACGTATTAGCTTCATTCCAGACTGCTGCTGACGCTCACGAGTTCCGTCACTACGGCAATGCCGACATTGATATGGCTGGCGCTTTAGCTGTTGGCTATAAGAGCGCTCCAGTTCTGTTCGGCCCAATTGCTGTTAAGGCAGGCTTTGGTATCACCAAGACTCAGGTTGATGAGCCAACCAATACAGATGCTCTTAAGAATGTAAATGATTATGCTTTCTCAGCTTCATGGGGCGATTTAGCTCAGGGTCTTTATGTTGCAGCTTTATACAACCACCGTACCTATGAGTTTGATGTAGCTAACTCAGAAGATTGGGATATCGACGGTGTTGAGTTCGCTGTAGCATACGGCTTTGCCAACGGTGTTTCTGTAAGAACTGGCTATGAGTACAAGAACGTAGATAAGGGCGCTGTTGAGGCTGAGGCCCACGTTGTACCTGTATACGTAAACTACCAGATCAATCCACGTTTCAACGTATGGACTGAGGCCCGCTTTGATGTTGGTACTGATGACGGTACCGGTGCTGATGCATCATACAAGGCAGTTGCCGGTGAAGGTCTGTTAAAGCCAGCCTTCTCAGTTGGTGCCCGTTACACCTTCTAA
- the nagB gene encoding glucosamine-6-phosphate deaminase, translated as MRIYRAKDYQDLSRKAANIISAQVILKPDCVLGLATGSSPIGTYKQLIEWYNKGDLDFSEVKTVNLDEYRGLGIESDQSYVYFMQENLFKHINIKSENINIPNGKNTDADAECKRYEKVIADLGGTDIQLLGIGRNGHIGFNEPDTSFIKETHCVDLTQSTIDANKRFFASIDDVPRQAYTMGINAIMQAKKVLLIASGKDKAEAIYKSFFGPITPEVPASILQLHKDVVVVADDDALSLVK; from the coding sequence ATGCGTATTTACAGAGCAAAAGATTATCAGGACTTAAGCCGCAAGGCAGCCAACATTATTTCAGCCCAGGTCATTTTAAAGCCTGACTGTGTATTAGGTCTGGCTACAGGTTCAAGCCCTATTGGTACCTACAAGCAACTTATTGAGTGGTACAACAAAGGTGATCTTGACTTTTCAGAGGTAAAAACTGTAAATCTTGATGAATACAGAGGCTTAGGTATAGAGAGCGATCAGAGCTATGTATACTTCATGCAGGAAAACCTCTTTAAGCACATCAATATCAAATCTGAAAACATCAATATTCCAAATGGCAAGAATACAGATGCAGATGCCGAGTGCAAACGCTATGAAAAGGTAATTGCCGATCTTGGCGGTACTGACATTCAGCTTTTAGGCATTGGCCGTAACGGCCATATTGGATTTAATGAGCCAGATACCTCCTTTATCAAGGAAACACACTGCGTTGATCTGACTCAGAGCACAATTGATGCCAACAAGAGATTCTTTGCAAGCATTGATGATGTTCCTCGTCAGGCCTATACCATGGGTATCAATGCTATTATGCAGGCTAAAAAGGTTTTACTTATTGCCTCAGGTAAAGACAAGGCCGAGGCTATCTACAAGTCATTCTTTGGCCCTATTACTCCAGAAGTTCCAGCTTCAATTCTGCAGCTGCACAAAGATGTTGTAGTTGTTGCCGATGATGATGCTTTATCTCTGGTCAAATAA
- a CDS encoding YhcH/YjgK/YiaL family protein, with the protein MLVASLKLAKKYDYLEDKFTKAYDWLANTDIKSLENGRYDICEGVFALVQRYKTVQFDEIRFEAHNDYFDIQYMAEGEESFGYALRSELEKDEDCPDVDCYFFKTPKFYTQVNLKEGDLAVVPPEEAHQPRVAYKGEPKDVTKVVVKVAV; encoded by the coding sequence ATGCTGGTTGCATCATTAAAGCTTGCAAAAAAATATGATTATTTAGAGGACAAATTCACCAAGGCCTACGACTGGCTTGCCAATACAGATATCAAGAGCCTCGAGAATGGCCGTTATGATATCTGTGAGGGTGTATTTGCTTTAGTTCAGCGCTACAAGACAGTGCAGTTTGATGAAATCCGCTTTGAGGCTCACAATGACTACTTTGATATTCAGTATATGGCTGAAGGTGAGGAGTCATTTGGTTATGCTCTGCGCTCAGAGCTTGAGAAGGATGAGGACTGCCCAGATGTAGACTGCTACTTCTTCAAGACTCCAAAATTCTATACACAGGTTAACTTAAAAGAAGGTGATCTTGCTGTAGTTCCTCCTGAGGAGGCTCATCAGCCACGTGTTGCATACAAAGGCGAGCCTAAGGATGTAACCAAGGTTGTAGTTAAGGTTGCTGTATAA
- a CDS encoding porin produces the protein MKKTLIALSIASMAVSSIATAASVYSKDGYNLDIYGRVQGVVYSSNAAELNSYNDTSLQASGRLGFDMRTQLTQGIAGFANMEWDVADGTMGDGGEWGVRYAWIGADFGQYGQIKGGRFEDALKPALAATDIFDDWGAIAQISDSDIRDGMIMYTWSGSGFDVNVSYQTAQDNQVVKGLYLGSYNSNTGSFENLEINGSDRYETVDIDHGYAASVGYTSAPVLFGPIAVTAGYSFIQTQAKEVSFLAKNGVDLDKVHSYAFSASWGDLANGPYVAALYNERNFSAVAGDVEDVKASGFETVAAYAFSNGITLATGFNHLKFDDGTTTVKAQTIPVYANYQINPRFNVWGEARFDAGTDDNVKSAKSFYALTGADFEESVFSLGARYTF, from the coding sequence ATGAAAAAGACATTAATTGCTCTGTCCATAGCTTCAATGGCTGTATCTTCAATTGCTACAGCTGCAAGCGTATATAGTAAAGATGGTTACAACCTTGATATTTATGGTCGTGTACAGGGTGTAGTATACTCATCAAATGCTGCTGAGTTAAACTCTTACAATGATACCTCTCTTCAGGCCTCAGGCCGTTTAGGATTTGATATGCGCACTCAACTTACTCAGGGAATTGCCGGTTTTGCAAATATGGAGTGGGATGTTGCTGACGGAACTATGGGCGATGGTGGCGAATGGGGCGTACGCTATGCCTGGATAGGAGCCGATTTTGGCCAGTATGGCCAGATTAAGGGTGGCCGTTTTGAAGATGCCCTAAAACCAGCTCTTGCTGCTACTGATATTTTTGATGACTGGGGTGCTATTGCACAGATCTCTGATAGTGATATCCGTGACGGCATGATTATGTACACCTGGTCAGGCTCTGGCTTTGATGTAAATGTTTCTTATCAGACAGCTCAGGATAATCAGGTAGTAAAAGGTCTGTATCTTGGCTCATACAACAGCAATACAGGATCATTTGAAAACCTTGAGATCAATGGCTCTGACAGATATGAAACTGTAGATATTGACCATGGTTATGCTGCATCCGTAGGCTATACCTCAGCTCCTGTGCTATTTGGTCCTATAGCAGTTACAGCAGGTTATTCTTTCATACAGACACAGGCTAAAGAGGTTTCATTTCTAGCTAAAAACGGTGTAGATTTAGATAAAGTGCATTCATATGCTTTCTCTGCATCATGGGGTGATCTGGCAAATGGTCCATATGTGGCTGCTTTATATAATGAGCGCAACTTTTCTGCCGTAGCAGGAGATGTTGAGGATGTAAAAGCTTCAGGTTTTGAGACAGTTGCTGCCTATGCCTTTAGTAATGGCATAACTTTAGCAACTGGCTTTAATCACTTAAAGTTTGATGATGGCACCACAACTGTAAAGGCACAGACCATACCTGTTTACGCCAACTATCAGATAAATCCACGCTTTAATGTATGGGGTGAAGCTCGTTTTGATGCCGGCACTGATGATAACGTCAAGAGCGCAAAGAGCTTTTATGCACTAACCGGTGCAGATTTTGAAGAGAGCGTATTCTCATTAGGTGCACGTTACACTTTCTAA
- a CDS encoding MFS transporter codes for MEKDNSIALLIAVCLTMFFNAFMGSSINIAVPYIAEDYAVPPQSVTWMINAFMITTAPFLIGASALANRFGLHRIYVIGAFLATVSSIVIPLCPVFSAIVVARAMQGIIFALIFCTAMALLVYNLQKEKRAFAIGIATGSVYAGLSVSPLIGGIITDTLGWRAIFYLTALGQIVSLYLVRKVKPDTPISNYLSLTKIALSFIAGLVFLVGLSNILYDTRYAFAIVAGLVLLIIYIALELKSKHQLFPLTVLFSNSSLNYQLIASLLNYTSSFAISFLLALHLELIEGYSATQAGIILIAQPAVMMITSVCSGKISQYINKNLMTILGMVILAIGLYMLSLLQSNASMSMIMAAQIICGFGFGIFSAPNTHICMSLVDKSQLANVNALLALSRNLGMAFSMAFITGILYFFIKSQPGTTTYLYELSYSISYAFFISVLICIAGTVFCILAALNYYHKIYKVRYMKD; via the coding sequence ATGGAAAAAGATAACAGCATTGCCCTGCTCATTGCAGTCTGCCTGACCATGTTCTTCAATGCCTTTATGGGCAGCTCCATAAATATTGCCGTACCATATATAGCAGAAGATTATGCAGTGCCGCCGCAGAGCGTCACCTGGATGATAAATGCCTTTATGATAACAACAGCTCCCTTTTTAATTGGAGCTTCAGCACTTGCCAATCGCTTTGGTCTGCACAGAATCTATGTCATAGGCGCATTTTTAGCCACAGTCTCATCCATTGTCATTCCACTGTGCCCTGTATTTAGTGCCATTGTGGTGGCACGCGCCATGCAAGGCATTATCTTTGCTCTTATTTTCTGTACTGCCATGGCTCTTTTAGTCTATAACCTGCAAAAGGAAAAAAGAGCCTTTGCCATTGGTATAGCAACAGGATCAGTTTATGCAGGATTGTCTGTCTCCCCTCTTATAGGCGGAATCATCACTGACACCTTAGGCTGGAGAGCTATCTTTTATCTTACAGCTCTAGGTCAGATTGTAAGTCTGTATCTTGTAAGAAAAGTAAAACCTGACACACCTATATCAAATTATCTGTCACTTACCAAGATTGCTCTGTCCTTTATTGCAGGTCTTGTATTTTTAGTAGGACTTTCAAATATTCTGTACGATACACGCTATGCCTTTGCCATTGTGGCGGGTCTCGTGCTGCTTATTATCTATATTGCCCTTGAGCTAAAATCAAAGCATCAGCTCTTTCCACTTACAGTACTCTTTAGCAATTCATCTTTAAACTATCAGCTTATAGCCTCGCTTTTAAACTATACCTCAAGCTTTGCCATAAGCTTTCTACTGGCTTTGCATTTGGAGCTTATTGAGGGCTATTCAGCCACGCAGGCTGGCATTATTCTTATTGCGCAGCCTGCCGTTATGATGATTACCTCTGTATGCTCTGGCAAGATAAGTCAGTATATAAATAAAAATCTGATGACCATACTTGGAATGGTCATTCTGGCCATTGGCCTTTATATGCTAAGTCTTTTGCAGAGTAATGCCTCTATGAGCATGATTATGGCAGCACAGATTATCTGCGGTTTTGGCTTTGGTATTTTCTCAGCCCCAAACACCCATATCTGTATGTCGCTTGTAGATAAGTCACAGCTTGCCAATGTCAATGCCCTTTTAGCTCTGTCACGCAATCTGGGTATGGCCTTTTCCATGGCTTTTATTACTGGCATACTCTATTTCTTTATAAAGTCACAGCCAGGCACTACCACCTATCTGTATGAGCTTTCATACTCAATATCCTACGCCTTTTTCATTTCTGTGCTGATCTGTATTGCAGGTACAGTCTTTTGCATACTGGCAGCGCTTAATTACTATCATAAGATTTATAAAGTACGTTATATGAAAGATTAA
- the traF gene encoding conjugative transfer signal peptidase TraF, with amino-acid sequence MKSTKESKRVCPRLTAMTAIAAMPLLASLCMAHEDLYLNTSSSLPYGIYHNEDTARAQSLKINDIALVCLNRSHAKIAFERGYIGFGRCSDGTAPVGKRIVAIEGDNVRIDADGIHVNNKIVDYSKPADTDSKGRTLEHYSIDRILHGKEYILANRHKDSYDSRYFGPVSSDMIIGKLNSLVTV; translated from the coding sequence ATGAAAAGCACTAAAGAAAGCAAAAGAGTCTGCCCAAGACTTACTGCCATGACAGCTATTGCCGCCATGCCGCTGCTTGCTAGTTTATGTATGGCACATGAAGATCTTTATCTTAATACCAGCAGCTCCCTGCCCTATGGCATCTACCATAATGAGGATACAGCAAGAGCGCAGTCTTTGAAGATAAATGACATAGCTTTAGTCTGTCTTAACAGATCTCATGCCAAAATTGCCTTTGAGCGTGGCTACATCGGATTTGGCAGATGCTCAGATGGCACAGCTCCTGTGGGCAAGCGTATAGTTGCCATAGAGGGAGATAATGTGCGTATTGATGCAGATGGCATCCATGTTAATAACAAAATTGTAGACTATTCAAAACCTGCAGACACTGACAGTAAGGGGCGTACCCTTGAGCACTACAGTATAGACAGGATCCTGCACGGCAAGGAATATATACTTGCCAACAGACATAAAGACTCATATGACAGCAGATATTTTGGCCCTGTCAGCTCTGACATGATTATAGGTAAGTTAAATTCTCTCGTTACTGTATAA
- the yfcE gene encoding phosphodiesterase: protein MRYLVMSDIHGGAHEVEKILSYKEQHRCSVIILLGDLLNHGPRNRLPESYNPQDTADLLNAHASRIISVRGNCDSEVDSMMFTFPCNAPYNHLYIKCKDKEQKIFLTHGHLFDIKSEEGCARSGLEKGDIVLSGHTHVSGIFHLDTGIININPGSTTLPKGNTQAGFAVITNEAIELYSIENEMLNSYKFS from the coding sequence ATGCGTTATCTGGTAATGTCTGATATTCACGGTGGTGCCCACGAGGTTGAAAAGATTCTATCTTATAAAGAGCAACACAGATGCTCTGTTATTATTCTTTTGGGCGATCTGTTAAATCACGGTCCGCGCAACAGACTGCCAGAGAGCTACAATCCTCAGGATACAGCCGATCTGCTAAATGCCCATGCCTCACGTATTATTTCAGTAAGAGGCAACTGCGACAGTGAGGTTGATTCCATGATGTTTACCTTCCCATGCAATGCACCATACAATCATCTGTATATAAAGTGTAAAGACAAGGAGCAGAAGATATTTTTAACTCACGGTCATCTGTTTGATATAAAGTCAGAAGAAGGCTGCGCCAGGTCCGGTCTTGAAAAGGGTGATATTGTGCTCTCAGGCCATACCCATGTCAGCGGAATTTTTCATTTAGATACAGGCATCATAAATATCAATCCTGGCTCTACTACGCTGCCAAAAGGCAATACACAGGCAGGTTTTGCAGTAATTACTAATGAAGCCATTGAGCTGTACTCCATAGAAAATGAAATGCTTAACAGTTATAAATTTTCATAA
- a CDS encoding MurR/RpiR family transcriptional regulator, giving the protein MSIVEKLNSPNLKLSKSDHRVLDYIKKNGLNACSAAISEIARSCDVSHATVTRFARKFGFDTLRSFKIALAKELGSDDNQGTFIDSIISNDESCADTSMKLLQINISTLKQTLKDLDLEAVNAVARNISTARRIFFIGIGNSGFAAEDSAYKFARIGIDARAITDSHAIQIQSTLIKPDDLVIAFSNSGTTKEIIYAVNTALHNRSTVVAITSQGGSPLHDLANLVLLYAVRESIIESGSINSKLAVFYIVDLLFAEVIKILGKKAIVTKQKTAMALNL; this is encoded by the coding sequence ATGAGTATTGTTGAGAAATTAAATTCCCCCAATCTAAAGCTATCAAAATCAGATCACAGAGTACTTGATTACATTAAAAAGAATGGTCTAAATGCATGTTCGGCTGCTATTTCAGAAATTGCCAGAAGCTGCGATGTTTCACATGCCACTGTTACGCGTTTTGCCAGAAAATTTGGTTTTGATACTTTAAGATCCTTTAAAATAGCTCTGGCCAAGGAGCTTGGCTCAGATGACAATCAGGGTACCTTCATCGATTCTATTATTTCAAATGATGAGTCATGCGCTGACACATCCATGAAACTTTTGCAGATAAATATTTCAACTCTAAAGCAGACTTTAAAAGATCTTGATCTTGAGGCTGTAAATGCTGTTGCCAGAAATATAAGCACAGCAAGGCGCATCTTTTTTATAGGTATTGGCAACTCAGGCTTTGCAGCTGAGGACAGCGCTTATAAATTTGCCCGTATAGGTATTGATGCAAGAGCCATAACCGACAGTCATGCCATACAGATACAGTCTACTTTGATAAAACCTGATGATCTGGTTATTGCCTTTTCAAACTCAGGTACCACAAAAGAAATTATTTATGCTGTAAACACTGCTCTGCATAACAGATCTACAGTTGTTGCCATCACTTCACAGGGTGGCTCGCCGCTACATGATCTGGCCAATCTGGTGCTACTTTATGCTGTAAGAGAGTCAATCATCGAGTCAGGTTCAATCAATTCAAAGCTTGCAGTGTTTTACATAGTAGATCTGCTCTTTGCAGAGGTTATTAAGATTTTGGGCAAAAAGGCCATTGTCACCAAGCAAAAGACAGCAATGGCTTTGAACTTATAG